The segment GCCGAGGCCCGCCAGCTGCGCTGGCTGGAGCCCGAGGTGGGCGAGTACAAGCAGTACGTGGCCCTGCACAAGGCCGGCGAGCATCGCGGCATGCAGATGCAGGCGGCCCTGACCGAGGGCATGGCGCGTCTGCGCAGCAGCGGCGCCCTGGCCCGCCTGCTGCGCCAGGGGGCGGACTGGCAGGTCTGAGGCGCGGGGCCGCCGCGTGAAACAATAGTGGGCGGCCGGGGCACTCCCGGGCCGCCCGCCTTTGTTCCTCCCGCTTGGCACGGGTCCGTCCGGCCCTCAACACCATGTCCGATCTCTCCTCTTCCGCGTCCCGTGACTTCACGGTCAGCGACTTCGACTTCGAGCTCCCCCCCGAGCTCATCGCCCAACATCCCGCGGCCGAGCGCAGCGCCTCGCGCCTGCTGGACGGCCGCGGCAGCCCGCCGGTGGACCGCGTCTTCCGCGAGCTGCCCCAGCTGCTGAACCCCGGCGATCTGCTGGTCTTCAACAACACCAAGGTCATCAAGGCCCGGCTCTATGGCCAGAAGGCCAGCGGCGGCGCCGTGGAGGCCCTGGTGGAGCGCGTGCTGCCGGCCGGCACGGGCGGTGTGTCGGACCAGGTCTGGGCCCATATGCGCGCCAGCAAGAGCCCCAAGCCGGGCGCCCGGGTTAGCTTTGCCGACGGCGCCTTCGAGGCCGAGGTGCTGGGCCGCTGCGGGCCCGACAACGGCCTCTTCCATCTGCGCCTCTCGGGCGACGCTTTCGAGCTGCTGGAGCGCCACGGCCATGTGCCGCTGCCGCCCTATATCGAGCATGGCGACTCCGAGGACGATGTGCGCCGCTACCAGACCGTCTTCGCCAAGGAGCCGGGCGCCGTGGCCGCGCCCACGGCGGCCCTGCATTTCGACGAGGGCGTGCTGGCCGCCCTGGCCGCGCGCGGCGTGAGCACGGCCCATGTGACCCTGCATGTGGGCGCGGGCACCTTCCAGCCGGTGCGGGTGGACAAGCTCAGCGAGCACAAGATGCACAGCGAGTGGTTCGAGGTGAGCCCCGCCACCGTGGAAGCCATTGCTGCCTGCAAGGCCCGTGGCGGCCGGGTGGTGGCCGTGGGCACGACCACGCTGCGTGCGCTTGAATCGGCCGCCCTGGGCGGCCAGCTGCAGGCCGGTGCGCGCGAGACCGATATCTTTATCACTCCCGGCTTCCAGTTCCGCGTGGTGGACCGCCTGGTCACCAACTTCCACCTGCCCAAGAGCACCTTGATGATGCTGGTCTCGGCCTTTGCCGGCTATGAACCCATCATGGCGCTCTACCGCCATGCTATCGCCCAGGGCTACCGCTTCTTCAGCTACGGGGACGCGATGCTGCTGGAGCGGCGCGCCTGAAGCGGGGCGCGCGCCCAAGCTTGTCACAAGCGGCCCGCGGTCTTCGTCTTGCTCATGAGGCGAGGACCGCCTCATTGATCGCCTTATCCACCGCCTTGTGGAGTGACTTGTGGGAGCAGCCTTGATGACGACCCTGGCCGAGCGCGCCCAGCGCTTTGATCGCGAGCATGCGCGCAGCCTGAGCGCGGTCGCCTACCGCATGCTGGGCTCGCGCGCCGAGGCGGAGGATATGGTGCAGGAGGCCTGGCT is part of the Shinella sp. XGS7 genome and harbors:
- the queA gene encoding tRNA preQ1(34) S-adenosylmethionine ribosyltransferase-isomerase QueA, translated to MSDLSSSASRDFTVSDFDFELPPELIAQHPAAERSASRLLDGRGSPPVDRVFRELPQLLNPGDLLVFNNTKVIKARLYGQKASGGAVEALVERVLPAGTGGVSDQVWAHMRASKSPKPGARVSFADGAFEAEVLGRCGPDNGLFHLRLSGDAFELLERHGHVPLPPYIEHGDSEDDVRRYQTVFAKEPGAVAAPTAALHFDEGVLAALAARGVSTAHVTLHVGAGTFQPVRVDKLSEHKMHSEWFEVSPATVEAIAACKARGGRVVAVGTTTLRALESAALGGQLQAGARETDIFITPGFQFRVVDRLVTNFHLPKSTLMMLVSAFAGYEPIMALYRHAIAQGYRFFSYGDAMLLERRA